From the genome of Ralstonia pickettii, one region includes:
- a CDS encoding lysozyme inhibitor LprI family protein: MTPFRGISAIAFAIALLPTATHAASFDCAAARSPIEHAICNDAQLSALDSQLADTYRAALNKHGVDTNELKAAQRDWLKQRAPSSQIDVEELKYAYRTRIDELEAQPAFPEPSEPVNGPVFPLTAIAKQRDFVLRMLEACPGDSSKEDITCEGPAQLVIHDKGQRAVRQVINLSRVFVALPKGGRGPLVNSAHLYDYQGVINVGDFNFDGQEDFGIQTGNEGSYGGPSYDVYLFNAQAQRFVRNSEMTSLILSTLGFFEVDAENKRLRTFAKGGCCYHETTTYRVDRDVPVAVARYIEEVMNSGDKMKITEETFVNGKWRSKVHYEPIPK, encoded by the coding sequence ATGACGCCATTTCGCGGCATCTCCGCTATCGCTTTTGCCATCGCCTTGCTGCCCACGGCTACACACGCAGCCAGCTTTGATTGCGCCGCCGCCCGCAGCCCCATCGAGCATGCCATCTGCAATGACGCGCAGCTCTCCGCGTTGGATAGCCAACTGGCCGATACGTACCGCGCTGCGTTGAACAAGCACGGCGTCGACACCAATGAATTGAAGGCCGCGCAACGCGATTGGCTGAAACAGCGTGCCCCATCGAGCCAGATCGACGTGGAAGAATTGAAGTACGCGTACCGCACGCGGATTGACGAGTTGGAAGCCCAGCCCGCTTTTCCGGAGCCAAGCGAGCCGGTCAATGGCCCGGTCTTCCCGCTGACGGCGATCGCGAAGCAGCGCGACTTCGTGCTTCGCATGCTCGAAGCCTGCCCGGGGGACAGCAGCAAGGAGGACATCACCTGCGAAGGGCCCGCCCAGTTGGTCATTCATGACAAGGGCCAACGCGCGGTGCGCCAGGTCATCAACCTGTCGAGGGTATTTGTCGCTCTGCCCAAGGGGGGCAGGGGGCCGCTGGTCAACTCGGCGCACCTTTATGACTACCAGGGCGTAATCAACGTTGGCGATTTCAACTTCGATGGCCAGGAAGACTTCGGCATCCAGACTGGTAACGAGGGCAGCTACGGCGGCCCGAGCTACGACGTCTATCTGTTCAATGCGCAGGCGCAGCGCTTTGTGCGCAATAGCGAGATGACGTCGCTGATCCTGTCGACACTCGGTTTCTTTGAGGTCGATGCCGAAAACAAGCGTTTGCGGACCTTTGCGAAGGGCGGTTGCTGTTATCACGAGACCACTACGTACCGCGTCGACCGCGATGTGCCGGTCGCCGTCGCGCGCTACATCGAAGAGGTGATGAATTCCGGCGACAAGATGAAGATCACCGAAGAAACCTTCGTCAACGGCAAATGGCGCAGCAAAGTGCACTACGAGCCGATACCGAAGTGA
- a CDS encoding TonB-dependent receptor — protein sequence MRALWGLCWTWGHPGIAHAGGLQQPEFQLGTVTASGSAAAASATGEAANQGYVPRAQLENRPLLRPGELLESVPGLIVTQHSGDGKANQYFLRGFNLDHGTDLATTVAGMPVNMRTHAHGQGYTDLNFVIPELVDGIAYKKGPSFAEEGDFSAAGAVRMDYVNRLPQGIAQLELGQHNYRRGLLANSSTLGPGTLLYGFEWLGENGPWTVPEGVHKLNGVLRYTVPLGGGERVSVTGMAYKNAWQSTDQVPLRAINEGLIPRFGAIDPSDGGAASRYSLSADWLRPLADGVFKANAYVIKSRLRLFSNFTYALNNPERGDQFEQFENRVTTGVNASRTWLGSVAGRESETEVGSQTRFDRLDPIRLTNTQARQPYALVRSDTVNETSTALYVRNSTQWLPWLRTIAGVRADQFWYSVASSNPLNSGNGTDHIVSPKLSAVLSPTARTDVFMNWGRGYHSNDVRGATTTVDPVSADPVQKVSVLVPATGYEVGVRTRALAPNLQLSASLWRLDIGSELVFSGDTGTTEPSRPSRRTGVELAAYYTPLPELILDADAAFSRARFRDSNPAGDTIPEAIQTTASAGVSWMHDRWMLGARLRYFGPRPLVEDNSVRSASSFLVNLKLGYRLQKNVRVFVEVLNALNKKVNDIDYYYASLLKGEASPLDANGVATGINDRHIHPAEPRTMRAGVVWNF from the coding sequence ATGAGGGCACTGTGGGGCCTGTGCTGGACGTGGGGCCACCCGGGCATCGCTCATGCAGGGGGCCTTCAACAGCCTGAATTTCAGCTTGGGACCGTCACCGCCAGCGGTTCTGCAGCCGCCGCGTCGGCCACGGGCGAGGCCGCCAACCAAGGCTATGTGCCGCGCGCCCAGTTGGAGAACCGCCCCCTGCTGCGGCCGGGCGAATTGCTGGAGAGCGTGCCGGGCCTGATCGTCACGCAGCACAGCGGCGATGGCAAAGCCAACCAGTACTTCCTGCGCGGCTTCAACCTTGATCACGGAACGGATCTCGCCACCACGGTGGCCGGCATGCCGGTCAACATGCGTACGCACGCGCACGGCCAGGGCTACACCGATCTGAACTTCGTCATCCCCGAACTGGTAGACGGCATTGCCTACAAGAAAGGCCCCTCCTTTGCGGAAGAAGGCGACTTCTCTGCCGCCGGTGCCGTGCGCATGGACTACGTGAATCGTCTGCCGCAAGGCATCGCGCAGTTGGAACTCGGGCAGCACAACTACCGGCGCGGGCTGCTGGCCAATTCCAGCACGCTTGGCCCCGGCACGCTGCTCTATGGCTTCGAATGGCTGGGCGAGAACGGCCCGTGGACCGTGCCCGAAGGCGTGCACAAGCTCAATGGCGTGCTGCGCTACACCGTGCCGCTGGGCGGCGGCGAGCGCGTCAGCGTGACGGGCATGGCCTACAAGAACGCGTGGCAATCCACCGACCAGGTGCCGTTACGCGCCATCAACGAAGGGCTGATCCCGCGCTTTGGTGCAATCGACCCGAGCGATGGCGGCGCAGCGTCCCGCTACAGCCTCTCGGCCGACTGGCTGCGGCCGCTTGCCGACGGCGTGTTCAAGGCCAACGCCTACGTCATCAAGAGCCGGCTGCGGCTGTTCTCCAACTTTACGTATGCGCTCAATAACCCCGAGCGAGGCGACCAGTTCGAGCAGTTCGAGAACCGCGTCACCACTGGCGTGAATGCATCGCGCACGTGGCTGGGCAGCGTTGCCGGGCGTGAGAGCGAAACGGAAGTCGGCTCGCAGACGCGCTTTGACCGGCTGGACCCGATCCGCCTGACCAACACGCAGGCGCGGCAACCGTACGCGCTGGTACGCAGCGACACCGTGAACGAAACCAGCACCGCGCTCTACGTGCGCAACAGCACGCAGTGGCTGCCGTGGCTGCGCACCATCGCCGGTGTGCGGGCCGATCAGTTTTGGTACAGCGTTGCCAGCAGCAACCCGCTCAATTCGGGCAATGGAACGGACCACATCGTGAGCCCCAAGCTGAGCGCCGTGCTGTCGCCCACGGCGCGTACCGATGTGTTCATGAACTGGGGCCGGGGCTATCACAGCAATGACGTGCGCGGCGCGACCACCACCGTTGATCCGGTGAGCGCAGACCCGGTGCAGAAGGTGTCGGTGCTCGTCCCTGCCACCGGCTACGAGGTCGGCGTGCGCACGCGGGCGCTTGCCCCCAACCTGCAGCTTTCCGCGTCGTTGTGGCGATTGGACATCGGCTCTGAACTTGTCTTCTCGGGCGACACCGGCACCACCGAGCCCAGCCGCCCGAGCCGCCGCACGGGCGTGGAACTCGCGGCCTACTACACACCGCTGCCCGAACTGATTCTCGATGCGGATGCGGCCTTCTCGCGCGCGCGCTTTCGCGACAGCAACCCGGCAGGCGACACCATCCCCGAGGCCATCCAGACCACCGCATCGGCCGGCGTGTCGTGGATGCACGACCGCTGGATGCTCGGCGCACGGCTGCGCTACTTCGGCCCGCGCCCGCTCGTTGAAGACAACAGCGTGCGCTCCGCATCGTCGTTCCTGGTCAACCTCAAGCTGGGCTACCGGCTGCAGAAGAACGTGCGCGTATTCGTCGAGGTGCTCAATGCGCTCAACAAAAAGGTGAACGATATCGACTACTACTACGCATCCCTGCTCAAGGGCGAAGCCTCGCCGCTGGATGCCAATGGTGTTGCAACCGGCATCAATGACCGCCACATTCATCCCGCAGAACCACGCACCATGCGCGCCGGTGTGGTGTGGAATTTCTAG
- a CDS encoding ArsR/SmtB family transcription factor has product MEETDAIRSLAALAHGIRLQVFRMLVVAGPTGLTPGAIAEQLEVPGATLSFHLKELTTARLITQERDGRNLIYRAAYDHMNALLGFLTDNCCQGNACLSAASDCKC; this is encoded by the coding sequence ATGGAAGAGACCGACGCCATCCGATCCCTCGCCGCGCTGGCTCACGGCATTCGCCTGCAGGTGTTTCGCATGCTGGTCGTGGCAGGCCCAACCGGCCTCACGCCGGGTGCGATTGCCGAACAGCTCGAAGTGCCGGGCGCCACGTTGTCGTTCCACCTCAAGGAACTGACGACAGCGCGGCTGATAACGCAAGAGCGCGACGGCCGCAACCTGATCTACCGCGCGGCGTATGACCACATGAATGCCCTGCTGGGCTTCCTGACCGACAACTGCTGCCAGGGCAACGCCTGCCTGAGCGCCGCCAGTGACTGCAAATGCTGA
- a CDS encoding lysozyme inhibitor LprI family protein: MALPTLNAPTHQASYLATRLMRGVVSTLSVAAALLLPLAASAADPIDDALEQCLKTPRGETTAGMTECTHAAYQAYDRQMNTLYQAVMSKSDPVSREAIRNAQRAWLAYRTAQKAADNAPWRADAGSVASPDIEGLNVEAIRARIAELEYYPH; this comes from the coding sequence ATGGCCCTTCCTACGCTCAACGCCCCGACCCACCAAGCATCCTATCTCGCCACCCGGCTTATGCGCGGAGTCGTCAGTACGCTTTCCGTCGCTGCCGCGTTGCTACTGCCCCTGGCCGCATCGGCCGCGGACCCCATCGACGACGCGCTGGAGCAATGCCTGAAAACCCCGCGCGGCGAAACCACGGCCGGCATGACCGAGTGCACGCACGCCGCGTATCAGGCCTACGACCGGCAGATGAACACGCTGTACCAAGCCGTAATGAGCAAATCCGACCCCGTATCGCGCGAGGCCATCCGTAACGCACAACGTGCGTGGCTGGCCTATCGGACAGCCCAGAAGGCCGCCGACAACGCGCCATGGCGGGCAGACGCCGGTTCGGTGGCGAGCCCCGATATCGAAGGGCTGAACGTGGAGGCAATCCGGGCGCGCATTGCAGAGCTGGAGTACTACCCGCACTAG
- a CDS encoding chromate transporter codes for MNLAPERPSYTLRQLLLYFLRLGALGFGGPVALAGYMRRDLVDARQWITEADYKEGLALAQLAPGPLAAQLAIYLGYVHYRIVGATLVGIAFVLPSFLMVVALGWAYTRFGGLTWMQSVFYGVGAAVIGIIAISAHKLTTKSVGKDKLLWAIYLLLAAVTVITESEVAWLFLAAGVLVWFWRAPPRWLRQGRTNAIAVAPVAAASGVLGSIDWPLLSQLGAFFAKAGAFVFGSGLAIVPFLYGGVVTEHHWLNEKQFVDAVAVAMITPGPVVITVGFIGYLVAGLPGAWVAALGTFLPCYLFTILPAPYFKKYGKLPAILAFVDGVTAAAVGAITGAVIVLAKRSIVDVPTALLAVATVLLLVKFKKLPEPVIVAGAALLGLALYPLLHR; via the coding sequence ATGAACCTTGCCCCCGAACGCCCCTCCTACACGCTCCGGCAACTGCTCCTGTATTTCCTGCGGCTTGGCGCACTCGGTTTTGGCGGCCCCGTAGCGCTGGCCGGCTATATGCGCCGCGACCTGGTCGATGCCCGCCAGTGGATTACCGAAGCGGACTACAAGGAAGGCCTTGCGCTCGCCCAGCTCGCACCGGGGCCGCTGGCCGCCCAACTGGCCATCTACCTCGGCTACGTGCACTACCGCATCGTCGGCGCAACGCTCGTCGGCATTGCGTTCGTGCTGCCGTCGTTCCTGATGGTGGTGGCGCTGGGCTGGGCCTATACGCGCTTTGGCGGCCTGACGTGGATGCAATCCGTGTTCTACGGCGTGGGCGCGGCGGTCATCGGCATCATCGCCATCAGTGCGCACAAGCTCACCACCAAGAGCGTCGGCAAAGACAAGCTGTTGTGGGCCATCTACCTGCTGCTGGCGGCCGTGACGGTCATCACCGAATCGGAGGTGGCGTGGCTGTTCCTGGCGGCGGGCGTGCTGGTGTGGTTCTGGCGCGCGCCGCCCCGGTGGCTGCGCCAGGGCCGCACGAATGCCATCGCCGTTGCCCCGGTCGCGGCGGCAAGCGGTGTGCTTGGCTCGATCGACTGGCCGCTGCTCTCGCAGCTCGGCGCGTTTTTCGCCAAGGCCGGCGCATTCGTCTTCGGCTCGGGGCTGGCCATCGTGCCGTTCCTCTACGGCGGCGTGGTTACGGAGCACCACTGGCTCAACGAAAAGCAGTTCGTCGACGCGGTGGCCGTGGCGATGATCACGCCCGGCCCGGTGGTCATCACTGTCGGCTTTATCGGCTACCTGGTGGCGGGCCTGCCCGGTGCGTGGGTGGCTGCGCTGGGCACGTTCCTGCCGTGCTACCTGTTCACCATCCTGCCGGCGCCGTACTTCAAGAAATACGGCAAGCTGCCGGCCATTCTGGCCTTTGTTGATGGCGTAACAGCGGCGGCCGTGGGCGCCATTACCGGCGCGGTGATCGTGCTGGCCAAGCGCTCCATCGTCGATGTACCGACGGCGCTGCTGGCGGTGGCGACGGTGCTGCTGCTCGTGAAGTTCAAGAAGCTGCCCGAACCGGTGATCGTGGCAGGCGCCGCATTGCTTGGCCTGGCGCTGTATCCGCTGCTGCATCGGTAA